In one window of Episyrphus balteatus chromosome 3, idEpiBalt1.1, whole genome shotgun sequence DNA:
- the LOC129913190 gene encoding uncharacterized protein DDB_G0288805: protein MLAKSNTLQQNPPRRTPLSLSTSAKPTTKNEKNDNNKKDTTNNQKTENLKKDSHQERKLSSDKKQSSTESKRSSSTSSTDSRKVDDTKINKNDDNKKSQNGVNGNGIKDKQSNSSNNGNEVAAKTKPEPPSNGNSSKKDSQKSVEKKKEPVVTDVAPKNDNKEKTTEKTKEAKNEENKNKSAEKTKEKKTVEVSNTQALEQEKTKEKKENVKVTEKKKTDEKVEEEKNVAIETPEKTPVKETIIVEQEAIMVDLPKDEDQSKKAEETSTMKTPTKGNKVEETHFTEIPLPETMFEDIEMMEPLTVAEEEPTSCSIFAVSTPSKNCSPKEALNLFDVPTNRSPKSEIKPPKETLTHTPDRKSCPRTFSSISGRRSIRPIGDYTFSGNLQIRESYRKINTELDFTSSSLNVTVGSEVPNNESFSFFSRSRKRDRSSPTHQSAEMQTDLSPKSPKRAKIDTGMYGFFNAMASPITMLRARLARASVQSTPKKQIINQIEQEIVENVSAIAVEGTTTVAVDEDLTATEEQTFNPDSTVADNIEQPEEEPAKCAQTTPEVVVEDVDDIKIKETITATDSQAKKKCSIM from the coding sequence ATGTTAGCTAAAAGCAATACCCTTCAACAAAACCCACCCAGACGCACTCCCCTCTCCCTAAGTACATCCGCGaagccaacaacaaaaaatgaaaagaatgaCAATAACAAAAAAGATACAACCAACAACCAAAAGactgaaaatctaaaaaaagacTCCCACCAAGAAAGAAAACTTTCTTCTGATAAAAAACAATCTTCGACTGAATCAAAAAGGTCCTCTTCAACATCATCTACTGATTCGAGAAAAGTCGACGATaccaaaatcaataaaaatgatgacaacaaaaaaagccaaaatgGTGTTAATGGAAATGGTATCAAGGATAAACAATCTAATTCATCAAATAATGGAAATGAAGTTGCAGCTAAAACTAAACCAGAACCACCATCAAATGGCAATTCTTCCAAAAAAGATTCACAAAAATCGGTTGAGAAGAAAAAGGAACCTGTGGTGACTGATGTAGCACCGAAGAATGACAACAAGGAAAAGACTACTGAAAAGACAAAAGAAgccaaaaatgaagaaaataaaaataaatctgctgaaaaaactaaagaaaagaaaactgtTGAAGTTTCAAATACACAAGCCCTAGAACAGGAAAAGACcaaggaaaagaaagaaaatgtaaaagttacagaaaagaaaaagaccGATGAAAAAGTAGAGGAAGAGAAAAATGTGGCAATAGAAACACCAGAAAAGACACCAGTTAAGGAAACAATCATTGTTGAACAAGAAGCAATAATGGTCGACTTGCCAAAAGACGAAGATCAATCAAAGAAGGCTGAGGAAACAAGCACTATGAAGACCCCGACCAAAGGAAACAAAGTCGAGGAAACACATTTCACTGAGATTCCATTGCCAGAAACTATGTTTGAGGACATAGAAATGATGGAACCCTTGACTGTTGCAGAAGAAGAACCAACTTCTTGCAGCATTTTTGCAGTTTCAACACCGTCTAAGAATTGCAGTCCCAAAGAGGCCTTAAATCTTTTTGATGTCCCTACAAATCGATCTCCCAAATCCGAAATTAAACCACCCAAGGAAACTTTAACTCACACCCCAGATCGTAAATCTTGCCCGAGAACATTTTCTTCCATATCCGGACGTCGCAGTATCCGCCCGATCGGTGATTACACTTTCTCTGGAAATTTACAAATCCGTGAGTCTTACAGGAAGATCAACACTGAACTGGATTTCACCTCTTCCAGTTTGAATGTCACAGTTGGATCTGAAGTTCCAAACAATGAGTCGTTCTCGTTCTTTTCTCGATCACGTAAACGAGATCGATCATCGCCAACTCATCAATCTGCCGAAATGCAGACTGATCTTAGTCCGAAGAGCCCGAAACGCGCGAAAATTGATACCGGAATGTATGGCTTCTTCAATGCTATGGCCAGTCCAATAACAATGCTTCGAGCTCGTCTTGCCCGAGCATCAGTTCAATCGACGCCGAAGAAACagataataaatcaaattgaaCAGGAAATAGTTGAGAATGTATCAGCAATAGCCGTTGAAGGAACTACCACCGTTGCCGTTGATGAGGATCTAACAGCAACAGAAGAGCAGACTTTCAATCCTGATAGTACAGTTGCCGATAACATTGAACAGCCCGAGGAGGAACCTGCTAAATGTGCTCAGACTACCCCCGAAGTTGTTGTCGAGGATGTGGATGATATTAAAATCAAAGAGACCATAACTGCAACAGATTCGCAAGCCAAGAAGAAATGTAGCATTATGTAA